A genomic region of Palaemon carinicauda isolate YSFRI2023 chromosome 11, ASM3689809v2, whole genome shotgun sequence contains the following coding sequences:
- the LOC137649308 gene encoding uncharacterized protein, translated as MKVTSLESTTLSDGSFSWRCTNGKCKARVKTDCEIGSIIPVQLQHNHENDERKLERQQLRTAVKRKASDDMTARPAKIIRTELCKVTENNLQSGDLKCLAQSIYRERRKQYPVLPKNREEVHQALESMNTTTSKGEEFVLENNPDTGIVILSCTTNLEFLVTSAEEIFIDGTFKSCPKYFYQLYSIHGLCNGHYIPLVYVLLPGKSEEIYRTMWKCLHDICVSKNLQLQPSVIHVDFEFPILTILKETFPDAIIKCCRFHLGQAWWRKIQNLGLSKEYKDKNSDIGQWLKLSYGLHFIDPADIEDCFIEELMSCAPQKEKCTNYADYLVDNYVTPHSKFPPVLWAEVPSNDKRTNNAAESFHAHFNAQFYKAHPTIFIFMDVVKKLQATTYLKIRSTGMPAVPKKVDKEKCEYAITQFAKYKSQDINRRQYLQSMGCSFMARTDLM; from the coding sequence ATGAAGGTTACAAGTTTAGAGTCGACAACATTAAGTGATGGAAGTTTTTCATGGCGGTGCACAAATGGGAAGTGTAAAGCTCGAGTGAAAACAGACTGTGAAATAGGTAGCATTATCCCTGTGCAGTTGCAGCACAATCATGAAAATGATGAGAGAAAGCTTGAACGACAACAACTACGTACTGCAGTGAAAAGAAAAGCAAGTGATGACATGACAGCAAGGCCGGCAAAAATAATTAGGACAGAACTTTGTAAAGTTACGGAAAACAATCTGCAGTCTGGTGATCTGAAATGTCTGGCACAATCAATATACCGTGAAAGAAGGAAGCAATATCCTGTTTTACCTAAAAATCGTGAGGAAGTTCATCAAGCGCTTGAATCCATGAATACCACCACCAGCAAAGGCGAAGAGTTCGTGTTGGAAAATAACCCAGACACAGGCATTGTTATCCTGTCATGTACAACAAATCTGGAATTTCTGGTAACTTCTGCAGAGGAGATTTTTATTGACGGGACCTTTAAGAGTTgcccaaaatatttttatcaactgtACTCTATCCATGGCCTATGTAATGGCCACTATATTCCTTTAGTATATGTTCTTTTACCAGGTAAATCGGAGGAGATTTACCGAACCATGTGGAAATGCTTACATGATATTTGTGTATCAAAAAATCTGCAACTGCAACCCTCTGTAATACACGTGGATTTTGAATTCCCCATACTCACTATCCTGAAAGAAACTTTTCCGGATGCAATAATCAAATGCTGTAGATTCCATTTAGGGCAGGCGTGGTGGAGGAAAATCCAAAACCTTGGCTTAAGTAAAGAATACAAAGACAAGAACAGTGACATAGGACAGTGGTTAAAGCTATCTTATGGTCTCCATTTCATTGATCCTGCTGATATTGAAGACTGCTTTATTGAGGAACTGATGTCATGCGCACCACAGAAAGAAAAATGTACTAATTATGCAGACTATCTCGTTGATAACTATGTCACACCTCATTCCAAGTTTCCACCAGTGCTTTGGGCTGAAGTACCCTCTAACGACAAACGCACAAACAATGCGGCTGAATCCTTTCATGCGCATTTCAACGCACAATTTTACAAAGCTCACCCAACCATCTTCATCTTCATGGATGTAGTCAAGAAGCTCCAAGCAACAACGTACTTGAAAATCAGAAGTACCGGCATGCCAGCTGTCCCAAAGAAAGTGGATAAAGAGAAGTGTGAATATGCCATAACTCAGTTCGCCAAGTACAAGTCGCAGGATATTAACCGACGTCAATATTTACAATCTATGGGTTGCAGTTTCATGGCAAGAACTGATTTGATGTGA